In Geopsychrobacter electrodiphilus DSM 16401, a single window of DNA contains:
- a CDS encoding ABC transporter permease → MKLENIAINNLCRRKSRLAFLVAGLLIGVATVVTMISLSTTLTEDVQIKMENYGANIIITPHTDDIALSYGGINLGGVSLDPQEIRQADLVKINSIRNKGNIAAIAPKVLGAIEVNGQRVMLMGVDPAIEFKLKKWWTVNGQALRTNHELVAGATVAQKLGLKIDDQVEMGGEMFTLTGILANSGSQDDQILISELATAQRLLGKQGTVSLVEVAALCADCPVSDMVTQIGEVLPGVDVSAIQQVVKTRMHALNQFRNFSLAVAAVVLLVGGLVVFVTMMGSVNERTREIGIFRALGFRRSHIMRLILFESTVVSLVAGTLGFVFGMAGTYLILPLMTENEVSLHWDPLLGGGAVVLALLVGTSASFYPALKASRLDPTEALRAL, encoded by the coding sequence ATGAAGCTTGAGAACATCGCTATTAATAATCTGTGCCGCCGTAAAAGCCGCTTAGCTTTTCTGGTGGCTGGCCTGCTGATCGGTGTTGCGACAGTCGTCACCATGATCTCACTGTCTACGACTTTGACAGAAGATGTTCAGATCAAAATGGAAAATTACGGAGCAAATATTATCATCACCCCGCACACTGATGATATCGCTCTCAGCTATGGCGGAATAAATTTGGGAGGTGTCTCTCTCGATCCCCAGGAGATCCGGCAGGCCGACCTGGTCAAAATCAACAGCATTCGCAATAAAGGCAATATTGCTGCGATTGCGCCCAAGGTTCTTGGGGCTATAGAGGTTAATGGCCAGCGGGTGATGTTGATGGGAGTGGACCCCGCCATTGAATTTAAACTCAAGAAATGGTGGACGGTTAATGGCCAGGCCCTAAGAACGAACCATGAGCTGGTTGCAGGCGCGACAGTCGCCCAAAAACTTGGCCTCAAAATTGACGATCAGGTTGAAATGGGAGGCGAGATGTTTACCCTGACCGGGATTTTGGCGAACAGCGGTTCACAGGACGATCAGATCCTGATCTCTGAACTGGCAACGGCTCAACGGTTACTGGGCAAGCAGGGGACAGTATCTCTGGTTGAAGTTGCAGCGCTCTGCGCGGATTGTCCGGTTTCAGACATGGTTACCCAGATTGGTGAAGTGCTACCGGGGGTCGACGTCAGTGCTATCCAGCAGGTTGTAAAAACACGCATGCATGCGTTGAATCAATTCCGGAATTTTTCTCTGGCTGTTGCTGCGGTTGTCCTATTGGTCGGTGGTCTGGTTGTTTTTGTGACAATGATGGGCTCTGTCAATGAACGCACGCGAGAAATTGGTATTTTTCGCGCATTAGGGTTCAGACGCTCGCATATCATGCGCTTGATTCTTTTCGAATCGACAGTCGTGAGCCTGGTCGCTGGGACATTGGGCTTCGTGTTCGGCATGGCGGGAACCTATTTGATCCTGCCGTTGATGACGGAGAATGAAGTCAGTCTGCATTGGGACCCTTTGCTTGGTGGCGGGGCAGTCGTTCTTGCCTTACTGGTAGGGACCTCTGCTTCATTTTATCCGGCACTTAAGGCCAGTCGTCTCGATCCGACCGAAGCCCTACGCGCTCTTTAA
- a CDS encoding Fe-S-containing protein yields the protein MSEERNRQSKKELFTKKKGSSTGKIFTLLGVLVIGAVAAWFLLGQGASDGIAAVKAENGFVNLTISDLDDGQAHFFKLATGKGDIKFFVVKSVDGVMRAAFDACDVCYREKKGYRQEGDFMVCNNCGQKFRTDLVNEVKGGCNPAPLARRVESNQILIAKADIVGGGWYFGL from the coding sequence ATGAGTGAAGAGCGCAATCGTCAAAGTAAAAAAGAACTGTTTACCAAAAAAAAGGGGAGCAGCACCGGGAAAATTTTCACCCTTCTGGGTGTACTGGTTATTGGCGCGGTTGCCGCCTGGTTCCTCCTAGGGCAGGGTGCATCTGACGGGATCGCGGCGGTCAAAGCTGAGAACGGTTTTGTGAATTTAACCATCTCCGATCTCGATGACGGCCAGGCACATTTCTTCAAGTTGGCGACTGGCAAAGGTGACATTAAATTTTTCGTCGTCAAGAGCGTAGATGGCGTGATGCGTGCGGCGTTTGATGCCTGTGACGTCTGTTATCGCGAAAAGAAAGGCTATCGGCAAGAGGGTGACTTCATGGTCTGTAATAACTGTGGTCAAAAGTTCAGGACCGATCTTGTCAACGAGGTAAAGGGCGGCTGCAATCCGGCTCCTTTGGCTCGTCGGGTTGAGAGCAATCAAATCTTGATCGCTAAGGCAGACATTGTAGGTGGTGGCTGGTATTTCGGACTTTAA
- a CDS encoding cation transporter, with protein MKRKLVVLLAVLALGGAVAAASVFMSGGPTIKAAAMAELNVTNLSCGSCVNNIQQALAKIDGVGTADISVTNGRGQVNYDPARTSSAAIVKAVTDAGYPSTVRLDLSADDFQKLQSETEQLSAAYVARIGSRLLSRDDFNQALNLRRTSDLGGSTSSFDSPQLQAQVWKELKEREVLLAAADVNKIVVQDGEVSLEIERIKAATPDFEQTIKSRFGSPEQFFTKVKENMIINRNIELNVIAGAQTDRDKQLRFSEWYNDTLRKTDVVIFDPAIKQAEASGSSSCGGSCGGSKS; from the coding sequence GTGGTCCTGTTGGCTGTGTTAGCTCTTGGAGGTGCAGTCGCTGCCGCCTCTGTTTTTATGAGCGGTGGGCCGACGATAAAAGCGGCCGCTATGGCGGAACTGAATGTTACCAATTTAAGCTGTGGGTCCTGCGTCAACAATATTCAGCAGGCGCTTGCCAAGATCGATGGGGTCGGCACGGCTGATATCAGCGTCACCAATGGCCGTGGACAGGTGAATTATGACCCAGCCAGGACCAGTTCTGCGGCTATTGTGAAGGCGGTCACTGACGCTGGCTATCCCTCTACTGTACGACTGGACCTGAGTGCGGATGATTTTCAAAAGCTCCAGAGTGAAACTGAGCAATTAAGTGCGGCCTATGTCGCACGCATCGGTAGCCGTTTGCTGTCACGAGACGATTTCAACCAGGCTCTCAATTTGCGCAGAACGTCAGATCTGGGCGGGAGTACATCATCCTTTGACAGTCCGCAACTGCAGGCCCAGGTCTGGAAAGAGTTGAAAGAGCGAGAGGTTTTGCTCGCTGCTGCAGATGTTAACAAGATCGTAGTCCAGGATGGGGAAGTCAGTCTTGAAATAGAACGTATAAAGGCCGCAACTCCTGATTTTGAGCAAACAATTAAGAGTAGATTCGGTAGCCCTGAGCAATTTTTTACCAAAGTGAAGGAGAATATGATTATCAATCGTAATATTGAATTGAATGTCATTGCAGGGGCCCAAACCGATCGGGACAAGCAGTTGCGTTTCTCAGAGTGGTACAACGACACCCTACGAAAGACTGATGTCGTTATCTTTGACCCCGCCATCAAGCAGGCAGAAGCATCTGGAAGTTCCTCCTGTGGCGGATCTTGTGGCGGCAGCAAATCCTGA